In uncultured Desulfobacter sp., one DNA window encodes the following:
- a CDS encoding DUF2914 domain-containing protein, whose amino-acid sequence MMNKTSIEDRDQALMKKFRNIVEEKKQLDEQEPQNRPWPAFTLAGFIVAAIIVAIAYHMIPERVHTAPSPTPAKVKTAALKTPVSMPDPTLAEVEKPSIPDEKPPQEPLPESAPVIPAKEEAPSLKVVQPPEKAAPIETLPEIVNSTDATIKELVICRSIKNRQYVSPENRFSMKNGAKPVVWTWMNALTDKPPQELSHIYYFNGKRFCRVILPVPFPRTRTWSKVTMKRPAQAGSWRVDVVNKNGQVIARANFTVEI is encoded by the coding sequence ATGATGAACAAAACCAGTATAGAGGACCGAGACCAGGCCCTCATGAAAAAATTTAGAAACATTGTCGAGGAGAAGAAACAACTCGATGAACAGGAGCCTCAAAATCGCCCATGGCCTGCCTTCACATTGGCAGGGTTCATCGTGGCAGCAATCATCGTGGCCATAGCCTACCACATGATACCCGAACGTGTGCATACGGCCCCCTCTCCCACCCCGGCAAAAGTTAAGACCGCCGCCCTAAAAACGCCTGTATCCATGCCTGACCCCACATTAGCGGAGGTGGAGAAACCGAGTATCCCCGATGAAAAGCCGCCCCAAGAACCCCTGCCCGAATCGGCACCAGTCATACCGGCAAAAGAGGAGGCGCCGTCTTTAAAGGTTGTACAGCCCCCGGAAAAGGCAGCTCCCATAGAGACACTTCCGGAAATCGTCAACAGCACCGATGCGACCATCAAAGAACTGGTTATCTGCCGCAGCATCAAAAACAGACAATATGTTTCTCCAGAGAACCGTTTTTCAATGAAAAACGGTGCAAAGCCCGTGGTCTGGACATGGATGAACGCCCTGACCGACAAGCCTCCCCAAGAGCTGAGCCACATCTATTACTTCAACGGCAAAAGATTCTGTAGGGTCATTCTCCCGGTCCCCTTCCCCAGGACCCGCACCTGGAGCAAAGTAACAATGAAAAGACCCGCGCAGGCAGGATCATGGCGTGTGGACGTCGTCAACAAGAATGGGCAGGTAATCGCAAGAGCCAATTTCACCGTTGAAATCTGA
- a CDS encoding PilZ domain-containing protein, which translates to MNILFILIISVILIIICVYLFRLFRWAKRDTDTATAKNIYVLSYNRSIDEDVFPEAGTAGPRAKVSEESERRRFPRTEFHGFVDFINKGILYKGQARDLSYSGIFIKSKTPEKYKKNDFIVITFQTAGTGPQRRNGQIARVDHTGIGVDFLS; encoded by the coding sequence ATGAACATTCTATTCATCCTCATAATTTCTGTAATCTTGATCATTATTTGCGTGTACCTTTTTAGGCTTTTCAGGTGGGCTAAACGGGATACGGACACGGCCACTGCAAAAAATATTTATGTCCTCAGTTACAACCGCAGCATAGACGAAGATGTTTTTCCCGAAGCAGGTACAGCCGGACCACGCGCAAAAGTTTCTGAAGAGTCGGAACGTCGCAGGTTTCCCAGAACCGAGTTTCATGGTTTTGTAGACTTTATAAACAAAGGTATCCTGTATAAGGGACAGGCCCGGGATCTGAGTTACTCCGGTATTTTCATCAAATCCAAGACGCCGGAAAAATACAAAAAAAACGATTTTATTGTTATAACCTTTCAAACCGCCGGGACAGGCCCCCAGCGGCGAAACGGTCAGATCGCCCGAGTTGACCACACTGGTATCGGCGTTGATTTTCTCTCCTGA